CACCGAGAGCGGCAACATTGACGTTCTGGTAGAAAAACGTGCCATCAGTAATAACAACGTGCAGATAGAAGTTCAGATCCGAGACACCGGCATTGGGATCCCGGAACGCGACCAGTCACGCCTTTTCCAGGCTTTCCGTCAGGCCGATGCCAGCATCTCACGCCGCCACGGAGGAACGGGATTAGGGCTGGTGATCACGCAAAAGCTGGTGAAAGAGATGGGGGGAGATATCTCCTTCCATAGCCAGCCAAACCGCGGATCAACATTCTGGTTCCACATTAACCTCGATCTTAACCCGAACGTTCTGACCGATGGCCCAATGACCGATTGCCTCAAAGGTAAGCGTCTGGCCTACGTTGAGCCTAACGCTGCGGCGGCACAAAGTACGCTGGATGTGTTAAGCACCACACCACTGGAAGTTATCTATAGTCCAACTTTCTCTGCCCTGGCTGTCGATCATTACGATATTTTGCTGATGGGGATCCCGGTGACCTTCACCGGAGAACTGAGCATGCAACAGGAGCGGCTTGCAAAAGCGGCTTCAATGACCGATTACCTGCTGTTGGCACTGCCATGCCACGCTCAAATTAACGCAGAAGAGCTGAAAAATGACGGCGCTGCGGCGTGTCTTCTCAAACCACTGACCTCCACGCGACTGTTACCGGCCTTAACTGAATATTGCCGTATAAGCCATTACGCCCTGCCGTTAGCCAATGATGAGCATAAGCTGCCTATGACGGTGATGGCCGTGGATGACAATCCTGCAAATCTTAAACTCATTGGCGTACTCCTCGACGATCAGGTGCAGCATATTGAGTTATGTTCCAGCGGCGCTCAAGCCGTCGAGCAGGCAAAACAGATGCAGTTCGATCTTATCCTGATGGATATTCAAATGCCGGGTATGGACGGTATCCGTGCCTGCGAACTGATCCGCCAGCTTCCCCATCAGCAGCAGACTCCCGTTATTGCCGTAACCGCACATGCGATGGCCGGTCAGAGAGAGAAACTCCTGAGCGCCGGAATGAACGATTATCTGGCAAAACCGATCGACGAAGAGAAACTGCACAACCTGCTGTTACGTTATAAGCCAGGACATATCGGCGGAGCAGTTGTTACACAGCCTGAATCGCCAGAGATCAGCATCAATCCAAACGTTACATTCGACTGGCAACTGGCACTCCGCCAGGCGGCCGGTAAACCTGATTTGGCACGTGATATGCTGCAAATGCTGGTCGCCTTCCTGCCGGAAATCCGTAACAAAGTTGAAGAACAACTGGTGGGAGAAAACCCTGAAGATTTACTGGATGCTATCCACAAACTGCACGGTAGCTGTGGTTACAGTGGCGTACCACGGTTGAAAAACCTCTGTCAGTTGCTGGAACAGCAGCTTCGCGCCGGTACGCCGGAGTCTGAACTGGAACCGGAGTTTCTTGAGTTGCTGGATGAGATGGATAACGTCGCGCGGGAAGCGGCCCGGATCCCTGGCGGCTAAAATCCGGTGGCGTGAGCACTTACCGGGCCTACGAGTGTATGAACGCAGGCCCGGTAAAGCGAAACCGTACCGGCAATTCCAGCTAAGATCCCAGCCCTATTTTCAAGACTGCAGCAATATTCCTCGCAGCCATCTGGACATTTTGCTGTGCGTTATCCAGCGCATCTTCCAGCGAGCAAATGGAATAAATCACGCTAAACACGGCATCGATGCCGTGGTCATGCACAATCCCAACATCTGCCGTCAGGCTACCTGCAATCCCAATAACCGGTTTGTTGTAGCGCTTAGCAATTTTCGCCACGCCCACCGGGACTTTACCGTGGATTGTCTGGCTGTCGATTCGCCCTTCACCAGTAATCACCAGATCAGCATCAACCACCTGTTCATCCAGATGCAGCGCATCCGTCACAATCTCGATGCCTTGACGCAACTGTGCTCCGCAAAACGCATACAGCGCCGCCCCCATACCGCCAGCAGCACCGCCCCCGGCCAGATTCAGCACATCGATATCCAGATCCCGGGCAATAATTCTCGCGTAGTGGGCAAGCCCGTTGTCCAGGGATTCGATCATCTCAGGCGTTGCGCCTTTTTGTGGCCCGAATACCGCCGATGCCCCCTCTTTTCCG
This sequence is a window from Enterobacter sp. RHBSTW-00994. Protein-coding genes within it:
- the barA gene encoding two-component sensor histidine kinase BarA, with translation MTNYSLRARMMILILAPTVLIGLLLSIFFVVHRYNDLQRQLEDAGASIIEPLAVSSEYGMNLQNRESIGQLISVLHRRHSEIVRAISVYDEHNRLFVTSNFHLDPGELKIPDGTPFPRRLSVVRRGDIMILRTPIISESYSPDESAISDAKSSNNMLGYVALELDLKSVRLQQYKEIFISGVMMLFCIGIALIFGWRLMRDVTGPIRNMVNTVDRIRRGQLDSRVEGFMLGELDMLKNGINSMAMSLAAYHEEMQHNVDQATSDLRETLEQMEIQNVELDLAKKRAQEAARIKSEFLANMSHELRTPLNGVIGFTRLTLKSELNPTQRDHLHTIERSANNLLAIINDVLDFSKLEAGKLLLESIPFPLRSTLDEVVTLLAHSSHDKGLELTLNIKNDVPDNVIGDPLRLQQVITNLVGNAIKFTESGNIDVLVEKRAISNNNVQIEVQIRDTGIGIPERDQSRLFQAFRQADASISRRHGGTGLGLVITQKLVKEMGGDISFHSQPNRGSTFWFHINLDLNPNVLTDGPMTDCLKGKRLAYVEPNAAAAQSTLDVLSTTPLEVIYSPTFSALAVDHYDILLMGIPVTFTGELSMQQERLAKAASMTDYLLLALPCHAQINAEELKNDGAAACLLKPLTSTRLLPALTEYCRISHYALPLANDEHKLPMTVMAVDDNPANLKLIGVLLDDQVQHIELCSSGAQAVEQAKQMQFDLILMDIQMPGMDGIRACELIRQLPHQQQTPVIAVTAHAMAGQREKLLSAGMNDYLAKPIDEEKLHNLLLRYKPGHIGGAVVTQPESPEISINPNVTFDWQLALRQAAGKPDLARDMLQMLVAFLPEIRNKVEEQLVGENPEDLLDAIHKLHGSCGYSGVPRLKNLCQLLEQQLRAGTPESELEPEFLELLDEMDNVAREAARIPGG